The region GCGGCGGCTGAGCGCAACCTGCATCTGGCGCTCGCCACACTTCCCGTACGCTTTTTCCCGGCGAATACCTTTTCGCGCCACGCAGATATGCACGTCACCTGCCTGCGTTCCGTCATGATGAAACCCGACCATCTCGCCTGGATGAACGAGATCTGGCAGCGTCTTGAGGGCGCACTCACGGAGTGCACTCGTTAGATAAGCAATATTTATGCCCTGTTTTCCACGCCTTCCACAGGCGCGACTAAATGTCGTCTCTTGCCGTCACATTGAAATTGATTGTCAATCCCTCTTGTGATTCGCGAAGAATAGCTCCACTTTACGCACGGAAGCCGTCCGCGGTTTGATAAACTTCCCGCAAGCCCGTTGGATTTGGCGCTCTTTTGATGCGCAATAACGGGGGTGAGCCGAGAGATCAGATTACCCGGTATCACGCCTCCGACTTACACGAGGATTATTACCGCATGAGCAATTCCGAATCACCCTCCGCAGACTTCGATCTCTCTACCCGCACCATTGCGTACTTCTCCATGGAGATTGCCCTGTCTCCTCAGCTGCCGACATATAGCGGCGGCCTCGGCATGCTTGCCGGAGATACGCTGCGTTCGGCAGCCGATGGTTCAGCGCCCGTCATAGCGCTGTCGCTGGTCTATCGCCGTGGCTACTTCCGTCAGCAACTCTCTGATGCCGGCCAGCAGACGGAAGCGGATGTCCCCTGGTCTCCCGAACGTCTGCCTGAGGCTGGCCCGATCGTCACGTTGGACATGCAGGACCGGCAGATCAAGCTTCGCGCCTGGCGCTACGATGTAATTGGAGTAACCGGGCATATCGTTCCCGTGTTTTTGCTCGACAGCGACGTTGACGGGAACGATCCCTGGGATCGCAGGTTGACCGACCATCTTTACGGTGGAGACACCTACTATCGGTTGTGCCAGGAGGCCATCCTCGGTCTCGGCGGAATTCTTCTATTGCAGGCCCTTGGGGTAAAACCAGAGGTCTACCACATGAACGAAGGACATGCCTCGCTGCTCACGATAGGCTTGCTGGAAGAGAGGTTGCGCGGCAGGGTTTTGAGCGAGGCGACGGATGCCGATCGGCAAAGCGTGCGGCAGCAATGCGTCTTCACCACCCATACTCCAGTCCCTGCGGGACACGATCAGTTCGGCCTCGACCAGATGAACCAGGTTCTGGGGCACGATCGCGGGGCAGCAATTGAGGCTGCGGGAGGCCTGCACAACGGCCTGCTCAACATGACCTACCTCGCCCTGTGCCTGTCGCGCTACGTGAATGGCGTCGCCATGCAGCACGGCAAGGTCTCCCAGTACATGTTTCCTGAATATAAGGTGCACTCCATTACCAACGGTGTGCATGCAGCGACATGGATGTCTCCGAACTTTCAGGAGCTTCTCGACGCGGAGATTCCCGAGTGGCGCACTGATAACCGCTACTTCCGCTCCATCTACGGGGTGGACCCGGCACGTATCTCGGCCTGTCATCTTAAGAACAAGCAGCGCCTCTTCGCCTGGCTCGCGCGCCGCACGGCACATTACTTTAACCCTGCCGTTCTTACGCTGGGGTTTGCCCGTCGCGTAGCTACCTACAAGCGCGCCGGACTACTGCTCCATGACCCTGAACGTCTCGTTGCTCTGGCTGAGAAGATTGGCGGACTGCAGATTCTCTACGCGGGCAAAGCTCACCCCGCCGACAACGCTGCCAAGGCGCTCATTCGCGATGTCTTTGCGGCTGCCGCAAAGCTCAACTCGGACTCGCTCAAGATCTACTACATCGAAAACTACGATTGGGAACTGGGAGCCATGCTGACCCAGGGAGTCGATGTCTGGGTCAATACGCCGCGGCGGCCGTATGAAGCTTCAGGCACTTCGGGCATGAAGGCGGCCCTCAACGGTGTGCCTTCACTCTCCATTCTGGATGGATGGTGGATTGAGGGTTGTGCTGAAAATACCACTGGCTGGGCGATTGAAAACGGCGAGACAGAAGAGGCCGAAGCCAACAGCCTCTACAACAAGCTGGAAAAGGTAGTTGCTCCCTTGTGGGCGAGCCCCAACGCCTGGGCCCGTCTGCAGCAACACTGCATCGGCATCAATGGCGCGTTCTTCAACACGCAGCGCATGCTCAGCCAATACCTGACAAACGCATACTTCCCGATAACAGCGAATACCGAACAGCTCGATCTCACCGTTTCTCCTTCCGAAGACGTTGGGCTGCACGAACCCGCATTCATCCGGGCGCACTGAGTTGCAGGCAAAAAAATAAGACCCGGAGGATTCTCACCCGGGTCTTTCTGTGTCTGAAGAAGTCAAGTCAGCTAATTTGTACTGACATATCTAAATTCCGATCATAGTTGCTTCAATAAAGGTGGCAGCTGCGACACTCGCTTTGGAAACTCAGCCGGGTCATCCGAACAGGTGTCATCCTGACCGAAGCTTCTCGTTGCCTTATCGCGAGAAGCGGAGTCGAAGGATCTGCGGTCTGTCGGCCTCGCCACCATCCATACCAAAAATTTCTCGACTTTGCACTGGCGTGTTTCCCTCAGGATGACACTTTGGGAAAACGTTGGAGGAAATAGCCCGGCGATGTCTTAGACAAAGCTATATGTCGATACTATCTAGTCGCCAGCGACGGTCTGAGCATGCTCCACATGCTTCGGTCGCCTCGCTGTCGCCATTCTTTTGAAGCGCAACCGAAGCCTGTCGAAGAAAAGATAAACGACCGGTGTGGTGAAGAGCGTCAGGCACTGCGAAACGATCAGGCCGCCCACGATCGTAATTCCCAGAGGCCTGCGCAACTCGCTGCCCGTGCCCTGTCCCAGGGCCAGAGGAAGGCCGCCAAGCAGCGCAGCCATCGTCGTCATCATGATCGGACGGAAACGCAGCAGGCAGGCCTGTCGAATCGCCTCTACGGGAGTCTTGCCTTCCAGCCTCTCCGCCGCCAGGGCGAAGTCGATCATCATGATGGCGTTCTTCTTCACGATTCCAATCAGCAGAAGAATCCCGATCATCGCGATCACGCTCAGCTCTACCTTGAAGAGCAGCAGAGCGACAATCGCGCCTACGCCGGCCGATGGCAGCGTCGAAAGAATTGTAAGTGGGTGAATAAAGCTCTCGTACAGCATTCCGAGAACGATATAGACCGCGATGAGCGCCATCAGAATCAGCATCGGCTCGCTTGAGAGCGATGCCTGGAAGGCCTGCGCGGTGCCCTGGAATCCTCCATGAATTGTCGAAGGCATCCCGATGTTGATGCGGGCCTGTTCAATCGCCTCGGTTGCCTGACTCAGGGAAACCCCAGGCGCCAGATTGAAGCTGAGAGTCGTTGCAGGCGACTGCGACTGATGGTTTACCGTGAGCGGAATTCGCTGAGACTCCACATGTGTAACAGCCGAAAGCGGAACCATCGCCCCCGTCGTGCTCTTCACATAGATGTTCTTCAGCGCATCGGGATCCCGCTGATACTGCGGCGCAACCTCCATCACCACGTGGTACTGATTCAGCGGACGATATGTTGTAGAAACCTGCCGTTGTCCGAAGGCATCCGATAAGGTCGCATCAATCGTCAGCGGTGAGACTCCCAATCGCGAAGCCGTATCGCGGTCGATAACGATCTGTGCCTTCAGGCCGTTGCTCTGCTGGTCGGTAGCAACGTCCTTGATGTCTGGAATCTTCTGCATTGCTGCCATCAACTTTGGAGCCCATTCGTCCAGCTCTTTCAAATTGTCTGCCGTCAGCGAATACTGATACTGGGTCGCGGAGCTACGCCCGCCGATGCGGATGTCCTGATAGGCCTGCAGGTAAAGTTGAGCGCCAGGGATGCCTGCCGTCTTTGGACGAAGGCGATTGATGATGACCTCAGCCGTATCGCCTCGCTTGATCCGCTCCTCGTCTGGCTTCAGCGAGACGAACATGTGACCCATGTTGCTGCTGCCGCCTCCCGGCCCGCCGCCTCCAACAAAGGACATCACGTTTTCGACACCAGGGTCCGCCTGGACAATGGAGGCGATCTGCTCGACTTTGGGTTTCATCGCGTCAAAGGAGGAATCCTGCTGACCGATGACGGAGCCGCCGATACGTCCGACATCCTGCTGCGGAAAGAATCCCTTCGGAACAAGAATATATAGATAGACATTCAGTACAAAGGTGATGATGGTGATTGTTAAAACCAGCCCCTGATGCTCCAGCACCCAGTTCAGGCCCCGTTCGTACTCACGCGTAATCCAGTTGAGAGCCTGTTCTCCCCATCGATAGAAACGTCCATGTTTGCGTGCATCATGCGACACCAGAAACTTGGCGCTCAACATGGGAGTCGTTGTCAGTGACACAATCAGCGATACCAGAATCGCCATCGACAACGTCACCGCGAACTCGCGGAAGAGTCGGCCGACGATACCTCCCATCAGAAGAATCGGAATAAAAACGGCAGTCAGCGAGGTGCTCATCGAAACGACCGTAAAGCCGATCTCTTTCGAGCCATCCATGGCCGCTTTGAAGGGAGACTTACCCATCTCCAGATGCCGCGAGATGTTTTCAATGACAACGATCGCGTCATCGACCACGAATCCGGTCGAGATCGTCAAAGCCATGAGACTCAGATTGTCCAGCGTGTAGCCCAGCAGGTACATGATGCCGCACGTACCCAGAAGGCTGAGCGGCACAGAGACGCTCGGAATCAGTGTGGCGGGCACCTCCCGAAGGAAGACGAAGACCACCAGGATTACCAGAATCACGGAGATGATCAGCGTGCGAGTAACGTCCTTAATCGAAGCACGAATCGAGATCGTTCGATCCAGTGCAACGTGCAGCTGAATTGCGGGTGGTATGGCTGCCTGCAGCGATGGCAACATGCGCAGAACATTGTCCACCGTATCGATGACATTGGCAGTCGAAGTCTTGAAGACGATGACCAGGATCGCTCGTTTGCCATTGAAATAGCCGCTGTTGTAAATGTTCTCAACGCTGTCGACGACCTGGGCGACATCCTGAACCCGCACAATGCCATGGGCGGCAGCGGTCGGGTTTGCGCTGGAAGTTGCGGTGGTACCGGTTCCGTTGGAAACAGTTGTTGTAGAACCGCTACCGACGGCGCTTTGTAGCGATGCTGGAAGCCCGT is a window of Edaphobacter sp. 12200R-103 DNA encoding:
- the glgP gene encoding alpha-glucan family phosphorylase, with product MSNSESPSADFDLSTRTIAYFSMEIALSPQLPTYSGGLGMLAGDTLRSAADGSAPVIALSLVYRRGYFRQQLSDAGQQTEADVPWSPERLPEAGPIVTLDMQDRQIKLRAWRYDVIGVTGHIVPVFLLDSDVDGNDPWDRRLTDHLYGGDTYYRLCQEAILGLGGILLLQALGVKPEVYHMNEGHASLLTIGLLEERLRGRVLSEATDADRQSVRQQCVFTTHTPVPAGHDQFGLDQMNQVLGHDRGAAIEAAGGLHNGLLNMTYLALCLSRYVNGVAMQHGKVSQYMFPEYKVHSITNGVHAATWMSPNFQELLDAEIPEWRTDNRYFRSIYGVDPARISACHLKNKQRLFAWLARRTAHYFNPAVLTLGFARRVATYKRAGLLLHDPERLVALAEKIGGLQILYAGKAHPADNAAKALIRDVFAAAAKLNSDSLKIYYIENYDWELGAMLTQGVDVWVNTPRRPYEASGTSGMKAALNGVPSLSILDGWWIEGCAENTTGWAIENGETEEAEANSLYNKLEKVVAPLWASPNAWARLQQHCIGINGAFFNTQRMLSQYLTNAYFPITANTEQLDLTVSPSEDVGLHEPAFIRAH
- a CDS encoding efflux RND transporter permease subunit: MPRVAGVHFSAPFIKRPVATTLLSVAIILAGIVAYKMLPVSSLPQVEFPTISVGAGLPGADPETVASAIVTPLERQFARIAGVNEMTSNSGLGNGSIVLQFDLSRDINGAARDVQAAINAARSQLPSNLPQNPSYRKINPSDSPILILALTSDTMSVPQIYDACDSILAQKIAQVEGVGQTFCGGSSKPAVRIEANPTLLFNTGIGLEALRAAIGTVNVNQPKGYLQDDTRRWGISTTDQLFGAAAYAPLIVATNRGPVSSAAATNGLPASLQSAVGSGSTTTVSNGTGTTATSSANPTAAAHGIVRVQDVAQVVDSVENIYNSGYFNGKRAILVIVFKTSTANVIDTVDNVLRMLPSLQAAIPPAIQLHVALDRTISIRASIKDVTRTLIISVILVILVVFVFLREVPATLIPSVSVPLSLLGTCGIMYLLGYTLDNLSLMALTISTGFVVDDAIVVIENISRHLEMGKSPFKAAMDGSKEIGFTVVSMSTSLTAVFIPILLMGGIVGRLFREFAVTLSMAILVSLIVSLTTTPMLSAKFLVSHDARKHGRFYRWGEQALNWITREYERGLNWVLEHQGLVLTITIITFVLNVYLYILVPKGFFPQQDVGRIGGSVIGQQDSSFDAMKPKVEQIASIVQADPGVENVMSFVGGGGPGGGSSNMGHMFVSLKPDEERIKRGDTAEVIINRLRPKTAGIPGAQLYLQAYQDIRIGGRSSATQYQYSLTADNLKELDEWAPKLMAAMQKIPDIKDVATDQQSNGLKAQIVIDRDTASRLGVSPLTIDATLSDAFGQRQVSTTYRPLNQYHVVMEVAPQYQRDPDALKNIYVKSTTGAMVPLSAVTHVESQRIPLTVNHQSQSPATTLSFNLAPGVSLSQATEAIEQARINIGMPSTIHGGFQGTAQAFQASLSSEPMLILMALIAVYIVLGMLYESFIHPLTILSTLPSAGVGAIVALLLFKVELSVIAMIGILLLIGIVKKNAIMMIDFALAAERLEGKTPVEAIRQACLLRFRPIMMTTMAALLGGLPLALGQGTGSELRRPLGITIVGGLIVSQCLTLFTTPVVYLFFDRLRLRFKRMATARRPKHVEHAQTVAGD